A genome region from Carya illinoinensis cultivar Pawnee chromosome 2, C.illinoinensisPawnee_v1, whole genome shotgun sequence includes the following:
- the LOC122301002 gene encoding uncharacterized protein LOC122301002, giving the protein MIMERHDNGDENNDENNGELSASSLEDSRASSEGSTSSSSDMVDDASSPNSFSFSSAHASGPLFELSELMAQLPIKRGLSRYFEGKSQSFTSLSRVMSIEDLAKKETPYRRKMKPCKSYGGGLDNHKPYTTLPKATISKKASRSGSLSFPSRRGSFLSISRPPPIPVQKNF; this is encoded by the exons ATGATCATGGAACGTCATGATAATGGTGatgaaaataatgatgaaaATAATGGCGAATTATCTGCATCCTCCCTTGAAGACTCGAGAGCTTCGAGTGAAGGATCAACATCATCATCCTCAGACATGGTGGACGATGCATCTTcaccaaattcattttctttttcatccgCACATGCCAGTGGACCTCTGTTTGAATTGTCGGAGCTCATGGCCCAACTACCCATCAA GAGAGGACTTTCCAGGTACTTTGAAGGCAAGTCTCAGTCTTTTACATCTCTTTCAAGGGTGATGAGCATAGAAGACCTAGCAAAGAAGGAAACTCCTTatagaagaaaaatgaagcCGTGCAAGAGCTACGGGGGTGGCTTGGATAACCACAAACCATACACTACCCTTCCCAAGGCAACCATTTCTAAGAAGGCGTCTAGATCAGGCTCTTTGTCTTTTCCAAGTAGAAGAGGAAGTTTCTTGTCTATCAGTAGGCCCCCTCCAATCCCTGTTCAGAAGAACTTTTGA
- the LOC122301003 gene encoding uncharacterized protein LOC122301003, whose amino-acid sequence MDAHDKGLSSSMPTKASKFPKVSASDENDQPHQEMGSNIQNTQKFPPKHNMSQTISAAAKVAVPRKKIFAERNEAPEPFFSKTHVPKAPVFESKLNFVNPGTDVSDVPSPEGFASDDNEPNAYVANGSLRPYDPLTNFLSPRPKFLRYMPHRRREVFLRREKEIREGDELYINTAGSFEFGKGSDEEDDSIRGSLASSDEGSVQKEDEEIEDSDEDIEDSDEEIEEEKGRGLKRVLESLFCFVLLVLSTLYISSVSMAPSPSLQSLDDLKGECYNIQNHTSEEAFLAMRLESGTNIWDQVQEIQMGLDRGRRRANEERIQEEKMMEDLKTGRVKISEVLNEVVYGNGGESETLEVVEDEKKGAVDELRELAEPQSVDIDECREHETVKIAGVSSRMAKNSELKNGETTQNFEAFQDYQAPCTFDVRDHQIIEFDITNIFIEENDILMEPAEEVHNESDGDEEVNLDGMGKDKDFEILNLEAEGNLEEALRKHFETELLLQRAVIGISVFSMILASLVLGFHFKHKKTSGKDSSLIAKRCSESLRVEQEKTVGIYSSLIPKPSSESLRIGQSKTIKKGLVKPFVESVAAQKHCSVLPNGEGVHMERADSFVIHSSFHPVEESSKDDYESRAPTIELLGEFVVGEISSSLRSCGTKNRRIGREEGNYSVSTEKKSGSKVHSVSLQSQPTFPEFSSMDSHSCARYTTEKKVVKREEGGKDGEAKVITTTPVRRSSRIRNRSLTSP is encoded by the exons ATGGATGCTCATGATAAGGGTCTGTCATCGTCGATGCCTACTAAAGCCTCTAAATTTCCGAAAGTCTCAGCTTCTG aCGAGAACGATCAACCCCACCAAGAAATGGGTTCTAACATTCAGAACACCCAGAAATTTCCCCCAAAGCATAACATGTCTCAAACCATCTCTGCCGCTGCCAAGGTTGCTGTCCCAAGAAAGAAAATCTTTGCCGAAAGGAACGAGGCCCCAGAACCATTTTTCTCCAAAACCCATGTCCCAAAGGCTCCAGTTTTTGAATCAAAACTTAATTTTGTGAATCCTGGAACCGATGTTTCTGATGTACCATCACCAGAGGGTTTTGCATCTGACGACAATGAACCGAATGCTTATGTTGCTAATGGTTCTTTGAGGCCCTATGACCCGTTAACgaattttctttctccaagGCCTAAGTTTCTCCGGTACATGCCGCATAGGCGCCGTGAGGTTTTTCTTCGCCGAGAAAAAGAAATCAGAGAAGGAGACGAGCTGTATATCAATACAGCTGGTTCTTTTGAATTCGGGAAAGGTAGTGATGAAGAGGATGATTCGATTCGGGGCTCTTTGGCTTCATCTGACGAAGGTTCTGTacagaaagaagatgaagaaattgaggACAGTGATGAGGACATTGAGGACAGTGACGAGGAAATTGAGGAGGAGAAAGGTCGGGGTTTGAAAAGGGTGTTGGAATCTCTGTTTTGCTTTGTTCTTCTCGTTCTTTCTACCTTATATATATCTTCAGTTTCTATGGCTCCTTCACCAAGTTTGCAATCTTTGGATGATCTTAAAGGTGAGTGCTATAACATTCAGAACCACACATCGGAGGAAGCTTTCTTGGCTATGAGACTTGAGAGTGGAACTAACATTTGGGATCAAGTACAAGAAATACAAATGGGTTTGGATCGAGGACGCCGCAGAGCGAATGAGGAGAGGATTCAGgaagaaaaaatgatggaagatTTGAAAACAGGAAGAGTTAAAATTTCTGAGGTGCTAAATGAAGTGGTATATGGAAATGGTGGAGAAAGCGAAACTTTAGAGGTGGTGGAGGATGAAAAGAAGGGAGCAGTTGATGAGTTGCGCGAATTGGCGGAGCCACAATCTGTAGATATTGACGAATGTCGTGAACATGAAACAGTGAAGATAGCGGGTGTTTCTAGCCGGATGGCTAAGAATTCTGAGTTGAAAAATGGTGAAACAACACAAAATTTTGAAGCTTTTCAGGATTATCAGGCACCATGCACGTTTGATGTGAGGGATCACCAAATTATAGAGTTTgatattacaaatatttttatagaagaaaatgatattttgatGGAGCCAGCCGAAGAAGTTCACAATGAGTCAGATGGAGATGAAGAAGTAAATTTGGACGGAATGGGCAAGGATAAAGACTTCGAAATTCTCAATCTTGAAGCAGAAGGAAATTTGGAGGAGGCCCTGCGGAAGCACTTTGAAACCGAATTGTTGTTACAGAGAGCTGTTATCGGGATCTCAGTATTTTCTATGATTTTGGCCTCCTTGGTCTTGGGTTTTCACTTTAAGCATAAGAAAACTTCAGGAAAGGATTCTTCCCTAATCGCAAAGCGTTGCTCTGAATCTCTGAGAGTAGAGCAGGAGAAAACTGTTGGAATATATTCATCTCTGATCCCGAAGCCTTCTTCTGAATCTTTGAGAATAGGCCAGAGCAAAACTATCAAAAAGGGTCTTGTAAAGCCTTTTGTTGAATCTGTCGCAGCACAGAAGCATTGCTCAGTGCTTCCCAATGGGGAAGGGGTGCACATGGAACGTGCTGACTCTTTTGTGATTCATTCATCTTTTCATCCAGTGGAGGAATCTTCCAAGGATGATTATGAAAGCCGAGCACCAACAATTGAGTTGCTTGGTGAGTTTGTGGTTGGAGAGATAAGCAGCTCTCTGAGAAGCTGTGGTACGAAAAATAGGAGGATAGGACGTGAAGAGGGCAATTATTCCGTTTCCACAGAGAAGAAGTCAGGAAGCAAGGTCCATTCCGTTTCTCTACAGTCCCAGCCAACTTTCCCAGAGTTCTCTTCCATGGATTCTCATTCATGTGCAAGATATACTACCGAGAAGAAAGTTGTGAAAAGAGAGGAG GGGGGCAAAGATGGAGAAGCGAAGGTAATTACAACTACTCCAGTGAGGCGATCAAGCAGAATCCGAAATcggtcactcacatctccatgA